The Lolium rigidum isolate FL_2022 chromosome 2, APGP_CSIRO_Lrig_0.1, whole genome shotgun sequence genomic interval TGGACGGGCTTCACTACCGTCcaccgacggggacgacgggcgcGAAGGCGGTGGCGAAGGAGCAGTCGGCTCCAGCCTTGGCATGAATCGTGCTGACGCTCGCCGCGCCCTCCAGGAGGTCATCGAGCGCCCTGGCGTAGAAGGCGCTCAGCCGGCGCAGCGCCCGCCGgtacgccgccgccacccaccgcATCCGCAGCCGCCGGACCGCCCCGAAGAGGCTCCTCCGCGCATCGCCGAGCCGCGCTAccaccatcttcttcttcttccgatcTCCCGGCGCCTCTCCCGGCAGCAGCGGCGCGCCCGTCGCCAGCACAGGACGAGGCCGTCGCGGTATCCGGAACTGCACGGCGCGTCGCCGCGGCGCGGCGCCCGTGCGCTGCAGATCTCCCATCGGCACTTTGCTTGCGAACGGCAAAATGAGATGTGTGtgcacttgttaattaagccagtGATTCGTGCGTGTAGCTGTACGTACAAAGTACATCAGAGCTAGTTTTAtactatgatgatgataatgctAACCTCAGGCGAAGCACATTGTTTATGTACGCAATATGGCCGAGCGTTGACGAAGAGGATGCTACGGGGAAGTGCGAGTCATAGGTCTTGGGTAATCGTGTGAGGTTGACCTTGCATGCAGATACGCATACGCACAGGTCATACTAGCTGCTAACTTAGTTAATTAACGAAGCGCATCTTCAACCTACTGCTCCACAGCCCACATGAGGTTCAGCTTCCATCTTANNNNNNNNNNNNNNNNNNNNNNNNNNNNNNNNNNNNNNNNNNNNNNNNNNNNNNNNNNNNNNNNNNNNNNNNNNNNNNNNNNNNNNNNNNNNNNNNNNNNTACCAAATTTACAAGTGTTTGATtgtctcatcatgatgacaaagtaCACACTTTACATTCGTGCCAATTGTGATTTACAAGATTTTCTTTGGTGAAAGGTTACTCATCTATGAACATATCATGcaaatactttttttttcttaAGAGGAATCTTTGTTTTCCAAATTATCTTGTGACTACCAACTGGCTTCTCTAGATGGATCAGGTCTCTATAAACATGGAGCGTAGTGAGAATTTACCATTCTCATGTATGTTCCACCAAAATTTGTCAAACTCTCGCGTCAATTGGACCATGCTGCAACAAAGCGTTCGGTGATGCAAGCCTATGGCCAACTAAATCCCTTCTAAAAGTCCCATATGGTGGAGAGGACTCCAACACCTTAGCGATGGTATCAATCTCGTGATGAACAATGTTTTATAGAGTTGGATATTGTTCCTCGATTGTAGTATTACTCAGCCGCTTATACTCCTAGAATATAATTTCTGAGCCATGCTTAACTCAGAGATAATCTAATTAGGAAGAAGTGTTTCTTTGTCACCATTAGACCAGCCTAGAAAATGTGTCCCTGGGTTTCCAATATACTTGGGACAACACATGTGGGCCTGCATATTTTCCTATTAGAAGGGTTTGCCACAACCTCCATCTTTCTTAAGTAGCTTGTAAATTCATTTACCTAGAAAGGGTCTATTCTTGACCTAAATTTCATGAATCCTAAGCTCTCATTGATCTTTGAGTCAACAAAACCACACTCTATTTAGCAAGTCAACACTTCTTATTCTCAttatctccttgccaaaataATCTTGATCGAAAATAATCCAACCTATGCAATACTCCTTTGGATAGCTAGAAGAAagtgatcatatacagtaccatattcccTATTAACGACTAAATGAGAAATAATCTTCCACCGAGAGAAAGCAATCCTTTCCATTTGATTAATATCATTTGCAGCCTTTTCTTCGACATGTTTTCATTCAGCCTTAGTGAGTCTCCGATAGTGTATTGAAATTCCCAAATAGCTAATAGGAAACTAGCCTTGCATACAACCAAATAGTTCATGGGTAACCTCATCTTGGGCCTAGCCAAAACAAGACAACTCATTCCCGTGGAAATTTATTTTAAGTTCTGAAAGTCGCTTCGAAAGGTGATAAAATAAATTTCAGATTTCTtactttttcaagatcatgatccataaagagGATCATAACATCAGCGCATTGAAGGATATATAGTACCCCATCAACTAGATATGGAATCATTCGCTCAACTTGAACAGCGATTCTTTTGTGTGTTCAATCTTTACAACTAACATATAGCCACTATATTACGTAGAATGGGTGATAATGAGTCACCTTGTATTAGtcctttttttgtttgaaagtCTCTGCCAATGTCATCATAAATTTCAATGGCTACACTACCTCCAACAACTAAATTATGGATTAAAACACACAAACTCTTCAAAAAGCCTTTCATTCCGAGGAGTCTGCTAAAGAAAATACCACTTGACCTTGTTAAAGActttttcaaagtcgatcttTAGTAtcaccccattcaactttttttTGGATGTAGTTTGAGGACACTTTTATGAACTATTGCAATCCCATCTAGAATGTTTcttccttccataaatgcactccAAGTGGGATGAACAACATGGTCTGCTACCGAATTAAACCAAGTTGTGCGGTTATcatgaaaattttgaagctaacATTAAGAAGGGAGATAGGCCTATATTAACTATTGGATCCTTTCATCTTCATTTACCTTGGGAACAAAATTATCTCACCAAAATTTGGTTGGAATAATTCTAGCTGTCCAACATGAAGAACGATGAACAATTATGGAATGTCAATTTTGATGACCTCATAGAAGTTTTGGTAGAACTTAGCTGAGATGTCATCCTGTCCTGGTGACTTGTGGTGTTCCTACTATGCCATCAGAGGTTCCAATTTAGCTAACAAGAGACGCATGCACTCCAAAGATTTTTTAAATGGGACAAAACATTTGCCCCTCGATTAATTAATTAAGAAGAGCATAACAGGATTAATTTATGAAAAACGGTCATAGTGAAATGTAATAATCCTGGTTGGTGTGTCTTCTTCTTATCTTCTCTGGCCCGGTACACTATGATGTGTCAAGCAATAAATATTCTATTGGTAAATAGTTAATAGTCCCTACGTAACGGTTTGTTAGGCCGACATTGTTAGGCCGACACGTAGGTTTTAAGAGAAAAATTGACCATAAAGCTGGTAAACATAATATGAATTATATGACACAAAAACTAATGGAGAAACAAAATATTTTTGATACAATGGGTGGTTTGGTTGTTGACCCATTCAGCTTTGATGGGAAGCCCTTTTTCGTTAATATCCCTACTGGATAAATAATAGTTCTTGTTTAAGAAAATAAGAATTGTTGAAAATAGGATTTCTGATCTTAGAATTGCGGGTTTATGAGAAGGGAAACTTTAGGCCAAGCTGGACAAACATTGCGACCCTTCCTTTCTTTTCAAATACTTCCTCAGCAGCAACTTATCAAGAACTTATATTAAACTATTAATAGTAGATGGTGGGCTAGAAAGAGGCATTTATGAAGTGATAAAGACTATCATAATGTAATAAATGATTAGTACTGAAGCATCATGCTGGGGAATAAATTTCCCTATCTCAAGTCTAATACTAGTTGGCAGCTCGGTCTTGACAAATTTGATTGGGTGTTCATAATCTAGAAAAAAGAAAGATTCGAACCTTTACATACCGGTACCAAAAACCGATGCCTTACAATTTGGCTATTCTTCAAACGGTTGGTTCTAGGGGAGAGGGGGAGCGAGATTGCGAGAAGCATGGTTGTAATTTCATATTTATTGGCAAAATTTATGGGTACATTTTTTTCTCAAACTAGGTGTGGGCATGATAAATCAATATGAAAGAAGTATCATCGGAGATGTACATAATTGGTAATTAATTAAGTCCATGTTGAAGAAAGAAGTTTTAATGGTTTGGCTGACGTATCAGTTAACGTGTTTGGCAGTGCTAAGTTAGGGAAGAGGGAATGAAGGAGAATTTAGCTGGCGAGTTTATATCGACAGATCGCGACCTTTTCCCGTGCCAGAAAACTGCATGCATGAAAATGCATGGCACTAATTAATTCTGGTTTAATGCGAGCGACTTCCAGCTGCTTGACACTGACATGCAGGAAAAGGAATTCATAACTGCAACGGATATTGCGTGTGAACATCAGGTGGCAAGTCTCAAGTTGTTGCTGGCACGCGTTGGTATTTCGTTGGAGCCGACGGAGGCGGGTTCTTCTGGTGGGCAGGAGCTTGCCTCTATGCAGGCTTCGTTTCCGCTTGGCTCCGTTGAGCCGAAGTCATCGGTAGTTGAGAGCACGCCAAAGCTACATGAGTTGTGTGGGGATTCTTCTATGGTGTCTGTGCCCCTGGAGTTGAGTGGTGATGTAGTTATACCTCCTTTTGTTGAGGAAGTGAGGTTGGACTCGCGCAACATCTCGATCGTGACTTCTCCACCGAGTCAGACGCTGGGCTTCGAGAAGGGTGGCGTTATTGACGATGCCGTTGCTCTCTCGCCTAAGGCTGACATGCATGTGGTTCCTTTTGGTGATGAAGTTGCTAAGTCGGGAGTGTTGGCAACAGCGCCTGACGCTGTGGTCGCAAGagaggtttgcgattttctcgccaccttggTTGCTGCCTATCCTGGATCCGCGGTTGATTGATGTGTCTTTATCGGCGCGGTGTTCGAGTGTTGTGTTTGGAGTTTGTTCGTGTCGCCTCATGGTTCCTTGTGTTGGCTAGTGTGGGTGTGACCGTGTTGTTCGGGTCTTTATTAGGCTTGATTctgttgttgtaggttttcgctcggttttctcctaaaaactaagcactctcttcttaattaatagatgaggcaaagcttttgcctccgtttcaaaaaaaaaaaaaaaaaaaaaaagaacatcagGTGTGCGCCACGTATACGCACAATCGCAAACTGAAATTTGGAGTACGTGGTGACACCCAGGGCTACTATAGTTGGAGGGAAACCTGTTGATGTACAAACAATTCCCTGAGGACAACTCTGGACAAATCCATCGGCTGCTAGTATGATAATTACAGTGGACGGCATCTA includes:
- the LOC124690844 gene encoding uncharacterized protein LOC124690844 — its product is MGDLQRTGAAPRRRAVQFRIPRRPRPVLATGAPLLPGEAPGDRKKKKMVVARLGDARRSLFGAVRRLRMRWVAAAYRRALRRLSAFYARALDDLLEGAASVSTIHAKAGADCSFATAFAPVVPVGGR